In the genome of Flavobacterium panacagri, one region contains:
- a CDS encoding tail fiber protein has translation MKTKLLLMLCLFCASISNYAQSSASQSGIAVQGIARDANNTALTKQTLNLTYTLYYRDASNIEQTIYKVTRNVETDAFGVFSDIIDPAAVNNSLFANNVAYLKIEKGTEEISNEKLNHVPYAISANNGVPTGSIMPFIGTVAPEGWALCNGAALPTTAKALIALLGSNNAPNLQGMFLRGTGTSPVNNQAGPALKATQNEELKSHLHGKGTLVTETAGNHNHASGNYDKLLSITGNNTVNSVDGDSAMVQPDLANVAKMSDAGNHTHTISGETASTGGNETRPVNYGVNYIIKL, from the coding sequence ATGAAAACAAAATTACTCTTAATGTTATGTCTTTTTTGTGCATCAATTTCTAATTATGCCCAAAGTTCAGCTTCTCAATCTGGGATAGCGGTACAGGGAATTGCGAGAGATGCAAACAATACTGCTCTAACAAAACAGACCCTTAATTTAACTTACACGTTGTATTACCGAGATGCTTCAAATATTGAACAAACCATTTATAAAGTTACTAGAAATGTAGAAACCGATGCATTTGGTGTCTTTTCTGATATAATAGATCCAGCAGCTGTAAATAACAGTTTATTTGCTAATAATGTTGCTTATCTTAAAATTGAAAAAGGTACAGAGGAGATTTCTAATGAAAAACTGAACCACGTTCCTTATGCTATTTCGGCCAATAATGGCGTTCCAACAGGCTCAATTATGCCTTTTATAGGCACTGTTGCTCCTGAGGGATGGGCACTTTGCAACGGAGCAGCACTACCAACAACAGCTAAAGCTTTGATCGCATTGCTTGGTAGTAATAACGCACCAAACCTTCAGGGTATGTTTTTAAGAGGTACTGGAACAAGCCCCGTAAACAATCAGGCTGGACCGGCTTTGAAAGCAACACAAAATGAAGAATTAAAAAGCCATTTACATGGAAAAGGTACTTTAGTTACCGAAACAGCTGGTAATCATAACCATGCAAGCGGTAATTATGATAAGCTTTTAAGTATTACTGGAAATAATACCGTTAATTCAGTAGATGGAGATTCTGCTATGGTGCAACCCGATCTTGCTAATGTAGCAAAAATGTCGGATGCTGGTAACCATACCCATACAATTTCTGGAGAAACAGCTTCTACAGGTGGCAACGAGACTCGTCCTGTTAACTACGGAGTAAACTATATCATCAAATTATAA
- a CDS encoding LamG-like jellyroll fold domain-containing protein has protein sequence MKKVIAVLGMFVLGAGLYAQNTAGAKIMPVSQTINFPKNSGANTKIQIQVGLPFLGLNKTGPRKTTPMDIRFPWSTLYLYNTFAEESFNISKGFYGDKVLISWDLRANANLVKSIKIYRRVYTEAENLPYNLVVSLSPTATTYEDKYVEGGVLYEYMVEAQGVAPTPILYSTYITGIGYRNPTAVVTGNISYKGGNPVKDVVVTATPNGSGTAKGSGLNVPASGFVDISGLSTTISNAATFEAWVKPNGAYTSDSDKAIQLFNLSSSTNSTANLYVSVKLNPTAKSLDVNIGDNTYTLKNYFPSGNLNSRGNDLLVPVSEFNKSFVHFSVVINDNQVPVLYVNGRQITQAYVTEADSKLKGVDVSYTAPYFSAVIPTGTVKLSGVTWDNAKVGGGKSSYIDEIRIWKAALESSVIRTDYSRFISGNDSRLVTYLRANEKVGRFAYDLSRNGFNYNENHGKLWDANTAADNKVLWAAEADNYPTTSQLGVLGVTDAKGNYQISAIQYSGTGESYNITPMYGQHKFEPNQQLVYLGLGSEVVNKIDFVDQSSFSFKGVVAFDTRGVFPSYVSVDRKTQQNENDAWIAGGANILDEGYNYYEINGEKFPKAKYWKNDAGTPADKSDDYLDRYASIYTVGANVYIDGNIVLDANNIPVVTDDNGYFDISVPIGKHYITIKKDGHQFVYNGRFPAATTEFKEFFEDANEPVYFVDNTKVTVVGKVVGGVVEAEKPIGFGGQGVVTKTIVDSGITKNLEVSAKNNIGKADFTLGYAPIGANVTNYTKYNYTTNAASGEYRITVMPLKYNLEASDLAIKSNSAISLLKAGTTETFDFSAIPVTKTPEFKYKENNVDKTLSGTPYHYEKSFTYRSTPVLQVTEQTSDKTIDVAGTKVSTENFAKPIYTQFMAYKIVMNRFERYTNNDSGTAVEVKVPVTDGELVKTNNLALQDSETITTDGSTLTYAFKAGVPSITPPFEIKNSLKYRLNEVDYPVENFNDTGIILGGASDGSQTFVTEAPDVPAIILRDPPGSNSFATIEKGESISFTSEASLAHQEGFTQNVSVHSGLHFEVSGGIVPTPVVEATATNNVDVGVGLNNTSNDGKSVTSTFTFSKAISTSDATDYVGSDGDLYIGNSKNMFYGTFDNIEASKKIPVKTVNGVTVELGANEYINLGTANDPIYVSKQKALILNDQNSPTFFVYSQKHILSTLIPEYEQFITANLNGPNPGSEENKRKRDQYIEKIRLWRKIILENEKSKYIAKNSPETYKAGLAGVVTKFKNEISSVYDKVNDPVAKQKLTNQLNQSNTIKNLLESNFLKNVSFDAGLGSYTQSVETSIVAAEPTSYNLVIDESVAAELGFLFNKVGVVSKTNSFFQQDINSTLSEEKATTTNISYTIKDNDKANFLSVNVIDAFDGNGPIFINQGGRTSCPYEDAELTHFYNKSEYSDTATVINELPEDKREKLSFATQKVEVPVLAVTDNDITNVVETKNAEFELKLQNNSVSGSDADFLLVVDNTTNPNNALINIEPNGTIVHVPYGKEVIYKLTLGKSISDIYEYKDIKVRLQSLCDGSDVSSEVLISASFVPSCSSVTVSAPLNNWVYNREKAFNTDGTTKPLVINLNGYNTKFKSFKKIDLEYKLATSPNWIRLHTYYGTTEFYDEAVKNNETQISSIGAATSLSYNFDIAALKLANGNYQIRARSTCSNNTEFIAEVITGLVDLSAPQLFGTPLPTNGILSAGDDLKVSFNENIFYNPAVSTIEIKGQTNQLKIDHNVSLRFDGSNNTAVINSPQISSGNLSLEFWMNNETKTAASVISQNGGLNIGLSNGNISFTLGDVTVEGGLKNDNLFHHYAFTYNSTNGDYRIFEDDVEIGAKGGKANTPFANNNALVVGGNTFAGNIHDLRLWNKTLSREDSYAKMYSKMMGNEANLVGYWPMNEGRDALAKDLARFKHATVNTSWDIKPKGTSYDFNNGQYLVMDNVNFVQVTKEMDATMEFWIKTATSQEATIFSNGKGNGSDVIQSNGLSNKWSVDMNNSGNLLLNSEGKSYVLTTKGLSDNAWHHVTLLFNRTGSLRTYVDTQLVSSNPMTSIGGFSGNKIWLGARGAKDLAGKETVDRTFTGKIDEFRLWNTLRNVEQINRDSYNEVDVESIGLLLYSRMNVPDPVTQNGPRYYHADTNQTVVVNNALLSSGTVNYSNDAPAVKPERELVKFVTTNVIKDGEMIIAPVITDWASLEGQILDITVHRMFDSANNMQESPVTWTAYVNRNEVSWFAEGYNEIVDLTKNSGETKTFEITLVNKGGKQQPYAISNVPSWLSLSKTSGSLDPNSKTTIKATVEQDFAIGEYLENLYLQTDFGYDQKLQVKLRVLAPEPNWTVDPTRFDYSMNIIGKVKVDGVLSADSYDKIAAFYNEETRGAAKLVYNDAYKEYFVFLTIYSNTNSGENLKFKIWDASQGKILEASVESNPSINFMNNEVLGTLSKPYIFANSGLIEQEIKLNKGWTWISLNTNDTNFSDLNTLTKDLKLETSNRILSHSPALLETYFKDNSNPANSGWSGTISANGGLSSSKMYKINVTEEQTLKIKGKSVDVATWSFPIKEDWNWLAYPLGSNQTTNEALAYFQAADGDVIKSQNLFAIYDPIVGWNGTLKYLEAGKGYMIKSSKGQTFKYPDNLEKSRNVTGKSAANNEQEEIASEFKKYSQNMNAVVLLPKGFDELFVYDSKGVLKGKTRNQMIDGKELSFITIFGDDTEVLSFTLGDGFSKKETSKSFTFKGNEVLGTIAAPVILEEVSKNENRIYPNPFGTMLNLELNASKKQEVNILLYSVNGQLVFSQKAVIENGNNVISISPYIPQGVYIVEVSVDGKLVRTKVIKN, from the coding sequence ATGAAGAAAGTAATTGCAGTTCTCGGAATGTTTGTTCTGGGAGCGGGACTTTATGCTCAAAACACCGCAGGAGCTAAAATAATGCCCGTTTCGCAGACAATTAATTTCCCCAAGAATAGTGGTGCAAACACAAAAATCCAGATACAGGTTGGTCTTCCGTTTTTAGGACTAAACAAGACTGGCCCGCGAAAAACAACCCCAATGGATATTCGTTTTCCATGGAGTACGCTGTATTTGTACAATACCTTCGCAGAAGAATCTTTTAATATCTCCAAAGGTTTTTATGGCGATAAAGTTTTAATCAGCTGGGATTTAAGAGCTAATGCAAATCTGGTAAAAAGTATCAAAATTTACAGAAGGGTTTATACAGAAGCAGAAAATTTACCTTACAATTTAGTTGTAAGTCTTTCTCCAACAGCAACTACGTATGAAGATAAATATGTAGAAGGAGGAGTTTTGTATGAATATATGGTAGAAGCTCAAGGAGTCGCCCCTACTCCTATACTTTACAGCACTTATATTACCGGTATTGGATACAGAAATCCTACAGCGGTTGTAACGGGTAACATTAGCTACAAAGGAGGAAACCCTGTTAAAGATGTAGTAGTAACCGCCACTCCAAATGGCAGTGGTACTGCTAAAGGTAGTGGTTTGAATGTTCCTGCATCTGGTTTTGTAGACATAAGTGGCTTAAGTACAACAATTTCAAATGCTGCAACTTTTGAAGCTTGGGTAAAACCAAACGGAGCTTATACAAGTGATTCAGATAAAGCAATTCAGTTGTTTAATCTTTCAAGTTCTACAAACAGCACGGCTAATCTTTATGTTAGTGTAAAATTGAATCCAACTGCTAAATCACTAGATGTAAATATTGGTGATAATACATACACATTAAAGAACTATTTTCCTTCAGGTAATTTGAACTCAAGAGGAAATGATCTGCTTGTTCCTGTTTCGGAATTTAATAAATCATTCGTCCACTTTTCTGTTGTAATCAACGATAATCAGGTTCCTGTATTATACGTTAACGGAAGACAGATTACACAAGCTTACGTAACAGAAGCTGACAGCAAATTGAAAGGTGTCGATGTTTCTTATACGGCTCCATATTTCAGTGCTGTAATTCCAACTGGTACAGTAAAACTTTCTGGTGTGACTTGGGATAATGCTAAAGTGGGTGGAGGAAAATCAAGTTATATTGATGAAATCAGAATTTGGAAAGCCGCATTGGAATCTTCTGTGATTAGAACAGATTATTCAAGATTTATAAGCGGAAACGATTCCCGACTGGTAACTTACCTAAGAGCCAATGAAAAAGTAGGAAGATTTGCTTATGATTTGTCCCGAAACGGTTTTAATTATAATGAAAATCACGGTAAACTTTGGGATGCCAATACAGCAGCAGACAATAAAGTATTGTGGGCAGCAGAGGCAGATAATTATCCAACTACATCTCAATTAGGAGTGCTAGGGGTAACTGATGCTAAAGGAAATTACCAAATCAGTGCCATTCAGTATTCTGGTACAGGAGAATCTTACAATATTACTCCAATGTACGGCCAGCATAAATTTGAACCAAACCAGCAATTGGTTTATTTAGGTTTAGGTTCTGAGGTAGTTAATAAAATTGATTTTGTCGATCAGTCTTCGTTTAGTTTTAAAGGTGTTGTCGCATTTGATACAAGAGGAGTTTTCCCATCTTATGTTTCTGTAGACCGTAAAACACAACAAAACGAAAATGATGCCTGGATTGCTGGTGGAGCTAATATTCTTGATGAAGGTTACAATTACTATGAAATCAACGGCGAAAAATTCCCTAAAGCAAAATATTGGAAAAATGATGCAGGAACTCCAGCAGATAAATCAGACGATTATTTAGATCGTTATGCTTCAATCTACACCGTTGGAGCAAATGTTTATATTGATGGAAATATTGTTCTGGATGCCAATAACATTCCTGTAGTTACAGATGACAACGGTTATTTTGATATCAGTGTTCCTATTGGAAAACACTATATCACGATCAAAAAAGACGGACACCAGTTTGTTTATAATGGACGTTTTCCAGCTGCTACAACCGAATTTAAAGAGTTTTTCGAAGATGCTAATGAACCCGTTTATTTTGTAGACAATACTAAAGTTACTGTTGTTGGTAAAGTTGTCGGAGGTGTTGTTGAAGCCGAAAAACCAATTGGTTTTGGAGGTCAAGGCGTGGTAACCAAAACGATTGTCGATTCTGGAATTACAAAAAATCTGGAAGTCAGTGCTAAAAACAACATTGGTAAAGCCGATTTTACTTTAGGATATGCACCAATTGGAGCTAATGTTACCAATTATACCAAGTATAATTATACGACGAATGCCGCTTCAGGAGAATATAGAATTACGGTAATGCCTTTAAAGTATAACTTGGAAGCAAGTGATTTGGCAATTAAAAGCAATTCTGCTATTTCGTTGTTAAAAGCGGGTACTACAGAAACATTTGATTTTTCTGCAATTCCGGTTACTAAAACTCCTGAATTTAAGTATAAAGAAAACAATGTAGATAAAACGTTATCAGGAACGCCTTATCATTACGAGAAAAGTTTTACGTACAGATCAACTCCTGTTTTACAGGTAACGGAACAGACTTCTGATAAAACGATCGATGTTGCAGGAACAAAAGTATCTACAGAAAACTTTGCTAAACCAATTTATACGCAGTTTATGGCGTACAAAATTGTAATGAATCGTTTCGAACGTTATACCAACAATGATTCTGGAACAGCTGTAGAAGTAAAAGTTCCCGTAACAGATGGTGAATTGGTCAAAACAAATAATCTTGCGTTACAAGATTCTGAAACAATTACGACTGATGGAAGTACTTTGACATACGCTTTTAAAGCAGGCGTACCTTCAATTACACCTCCATTTGAGATTAAAAACAGTTTAAAATACCGATTAAATGAAGTAGATTATCCTGTTGAGAACTTTAATGATACCGGAATCATTTTAGGAGGTGCATCAGATGGCAGCCAAACTTTTGTTACGGAGGCTCCAGATGTTCCTGCCATCATTTTAAGAGACCCGCCTGGTTCAAATAGTTTTGCGACTATAGAAAAAGGAGAAAGTATTTCTTTTACCTCTGAAGCATCTTTGGCACATCAGGAAGGATTTACACAAAACGTTAGTGTTCATTCAGGATTGCATTTTGAAGTTAGCGGCGGTATAGTTCCGACACCAGTAGTAGAGGCAACAGCAACAAATAATGTAGATGTTGGAGTTGGACTTAACAATACTTCTAATGATGGTAAAAGCGTCACAAGTACTTTTACTTTCAGCAAGGCAATATCAACTAGTGATGCAACAGATTATGTAGGTTCAGATGGTGATTTATACATCGGAAACTCGAAAAATATGTTTTATGGTACTTTTGATAATATTGAAGCATCTAAAAAAATACCTGTAAAAACGGTAAACGGAGTTACCGTAGAATTGGGAGCTAATGAATATATAAACTTAGGAACTGCTAATGATCCTATTTATGTAAGCAAGCAAAAAGCATTGATTTTAAATGATCAAAACAGTCCTACCTTTTTCGTATACTCGCAAAAACATATTTTGAGTACATTAATTCCAGAATATGAGCAATTTATTACTGCAAATCTAAATGGTCCAAATCCTGGTTCAGAAGAAAATAAAAGGAAAAGGGATCAGTATATTGAAAAAATTAGGTTGTGGAGAAAGATAATACTGGAAAACGAAAAGAGTAAATATATTGCAAAAAACTCACCTGAGACATACAAAGCAGGTTTAGCCGGAGTTGTAACCAAGTTTAAAAATGAAATAAGCAGCGTTTATGATAAGGTAAATGATCCAGTTGCTAAACAAAAACTCACAAATCAACTTAATCAATCCAATACAATTAAAAATTTATTGGAATCTAATTTCTTAAAAAATGTTTCATTTGATGCTGGTTTGGGTTCTTATACACAAAGTGTAGAAACAAGTATTGTAGCAGCAGAGCCTACATCTTATAATCTTGTGATAGATGAATCTGTAGCTGCAGAGCTTGGATTTCTTTTTAATAAAGTAGGAGTGGTTAGTAAGACAAACTCTTTCTTTCAACAGGATATTAATTCTACATTATCAGAAGAAAAAGCAACAACTACAAACATAAGTTACACGATTAAAGATAATGATAAAGCCAACTTTTTAAGTGTTAACGTAATCGATGCATTCGATGGTAATGGTCCAATTTTTATTAATCAAGGAGGAAGAACTTCTTGTCCGTATGAAGATGCCGAATTAACCCATTTTTACAACAAAAGTGAGTACAGCGATACTGCAACTGTAATTAATGAACTGCCAGAAGATAAACGTGAAAAACTAAGTTTTGCTACTCAAAAAGTAGAAGTTCCTGTGCTTGCCGTAACAGACAATGATATTACGAATGTAGTAGAAACTAAAAATGCTGAATTTGAATTAAAACTTCAAAATAACAGCGTATCGGGTTCTGATGCTGATTTCTTGTTAGTCGTAGACAATACCACTAATCCAAATAATGCTTTAATCAACATTGAACCAAATGGTACAATTGTTCACGTGCCTTACGGAAAAGAAGTTATCTATAAACTGACTTTAGGTAAATCTATTTCAGATATTTATGAGTACAAGGATATCAAAGTAAGATTGCAGTCATTATGTGATGGCTCAGATGTGAGTTCAGAAGTATTGATTTCGGCAAGTTTCGTTCCGTCATGTTCAAGCGTAACGGTTAGCGCTCCATTGAACAACTGGGTGTATAACAGAGAAAAGGCTTTTAATACAGATGGAACAACTAAACCGTTAGTAATAAACTTGAATGGCTATAACACCAAGTTTAAAAGTTTCAAGAAAATTGATTTGGAGTATAAGTTAGCAACAAGTCCGAATTGGATTCGTCTGCATACTTATTATGGAACTACTGAGTTTTATGATGAAGCAGTAAAAAATAATGAAACTCAGATTTCATCAATTGGTGCAGCAACAAGTCTGTCTTATAATTTTGATATTGCTGCTTTAAAATTAGCAAATGGAAACTATCAAATTAGAGCTAGAAGTACTTGCAGTAATAATACAGAATTCATTGCTGAAGTTATTACAGGATTGGTTGATTTGAGTGCGCCTCAGTTATTTGGTACACCGCTTCCAACAAACGGAATTTTAAGTGCTGGCGATGATTTAAAAGTAAGCTTTAATGAGAATATCTTTTACAACCCTGCAGTTAGTACGATCGAAATAAAAGGACAGACTAATCAGTTAAAAATTGATCATAATGTAAGTCTGCGTTTTGATGGAAGCAACAATACTGCAGTAATCAATAGTCCTCAAATTAGTTCAGGAAATTTAAGTCTTGAATTCTGGATGAATAATGAAACCAAAACAGCTGCTTCTGTCATTTCGCAAAATGGCGGATTAAATATCGGACTAAGCAACGGAAATATTTCGTTCACATTAGGAGATGTTACTGTTGAAGGCGGATTGAAAAACGACAACCTATTCCATCATTATGCTTTTACGTACAACAGTACCAACGGTGATTATAGAATTTTTGAAGATGATGTAGAAATTGGTGCAAAAGGCGGTAAAGCCAACACTCCATTTGCTAATAACAATGCTTTGGTAGTTGGAGGAAACACTTTTGCTGGAAATATTCATGATCTTCGTTTATGGAATAAAACATTGAGCAGAGAAGATTCTTACGCAAAAATGTATTCTAAAATGATGGGGAATGAAGCGAATCTGGTTGGTTATTGGCCAATGAATGAAGGAAGAGATGCTTTAGCCAAAGATTTAGCTAGATTTAAACATGCAACCGTAAATACTTCTTGGGATATCAAACCAAAAGGAACTTCATACGACTTTAACAACGGACAGTATTTGGTTATGGACAATGTGAATTTTGTTCAGGTAACTAAAGAAATGGACGCTACGATGGAGTTTTGGATTAAAACAGCTACTTCGCAGGAAGCTACTATTTTCTCCAACGGAAAAGGTAACGGTTCAGATGTAATTCAAAGTAACGGATTATCAAATAAATGGTCTGTTGATATGAATAATTCCGGTAATCTTTTATTAAATAGTGAAGGAAAATCGTATGTTTTAACTACAAAAGGTCTTTCTGATAATGCATGGCACCATGTAACGCTATTATTTAACAGAACCGGATCGTTAAGAACTTATGTTGATACACAATTAGTATCTTCAAACCCAATGACATCAATTGGAGGTTTCTCTGGAAATAAAATCTGGCTTGGAGCTAGAGGAGCAAAAGATCTTGCTGGAAAAGAAACTGTTGATCGTACTTTTACAGGTAAAATTGATGAATTCCGTTTGTGGAATACACTTCGTAATGTGGAACAAATAAACAGAGACAGTTACAATGAAGTGGATGTGGAAAGCATTGGTTTATTATTATACTCAAGAATGAATGTTCCAGATCCAGTTACTCAAAATGGGCCGAGATATTATCATGCAGATACCAATCAGACTGTAGTGGTAAATAATGCACTTTTAAGCAGTGGAACCGTAAATTATTCTAACGATGCTCCGGCAGTAAAACCAGAAAGAGAGCTTGTTAAATTTGTTACTACTAATGTTATTAAAGATGGCGAGATGATTATTGCGCCAGTTATTACAGATTGGGCATCATTAGAAGGACAAATCTTAGACATTACGGTTCACCGAATGTTTGACAGTGCCAATAATATGCAGGAATCTCCTGTTACTTGGACAGCTTATGTGAATCGTAATGAAGTGAGCTGGTTTGCTGAAGGATACAACGAAATTGTTGATCTTACCAAAAACAGCGGTGAAACCAAAACTTTTGAAATTACCTTGGTAAACAAAGGCGGTAAACAACAGCCTTATGCAATCAGCAATGTACCAAGCTGGTTAAGTTTAAGCAAGACATCTGGGTCTCTTGATCCGAATAGCAAAACGACTATTAAAGCAACAGTTGAGCAGGATTTTGCTATTGGCGAGTATCTTGAGAATTTATACTTGCAGACAGATTTTGGTTATGACCAAAAATTACAAGTAAAATTAAGAGTATTAGCTCCAGAACCGAATTGGACTGTAGATCCAACCCGTTTTGATTACAGTATGAATATCATCGGAAAAGTAAAAGTAGACGGCGTACTGTCCGCGGATTCTTATGATAAAATTGCTGCTTTTTATAATGAAGAAACAAGAGGTGCTGCAAAGCTGGTATACAATGATGCTTACAAGGAATATTTTGTCTTTTTAACGATTTACAGCAATACAAATTCTGGCGAAAACCTGAAATTTAAAATCTGGGATGCTTCACAAGGTAAAATTTTAGAAGCTTCTGTAGAGTCTAATCCTTCTATTAATTTTATGAATAATGAAGTGTTAGGAACTTTAAGCAAGCCTTATATTTTTGCTAACTCAGGTTTAATAGAACAGGAAATTAAACTGAACAAAGGTTGGACGTGGATTTCTTTAAACACCAATGACACTAATTTTTCAGATTTAAATACATTGACGAAGGATTTAAAACTAGAAACTTCTAACCGTATTTTGAGTCATTCTCCTGCCCTATTGGAAACTTATTTTAAAGATAATTCGAATCCGGCAAACAGTGGCTGGTCTGGAACTATCAGTGCAAACGGAGGACTTTCTTCTTCTAAAATGTATAAAATTAATGTAACAGAAGAACAGACATTAAAAATTAAAGGAAAAAGCGTAGATGTCGCAACGTGGAGTTTCCCAATTAAAGAAGACTGGAACTGGCTTGCTTATCCTTTAGGCTCAAATCAAACAACAAATGAAGCTCTAGCTTATTTTCAAGCTGCTGATGGAGATGTAATTAAATCTCAGAATTTATTTGCGATATACGATCCTATTGTTGGATGGAATGGAACTTTAAAATACCTAGAAGCTGGTAAAGGTTACATGATCAAATCAAGTAAAGGCCAAACTTTTAAGTATCCTGATAATTTAGAAAAAAGCAGAAACGTAACAGGAAAATCTGCTGCAAATAATGAGCAGGAAGAAATAGCATCAGAGTTCAAAAAGTATTCACAAAACATGAATGCTGTTGTTTTACTCCCAAAAGGATTTGACGAATTATTTGTATACGATTCTAAAGGAGTTCTAAAAGGAAAAACAAGAAACCAGATGATCGATGGAAAAGAGCTAAGTTTCATAACCATTTTTGGAGATGATACAGAAGTACTATCCTTTACACTTGGAGATGGATTCAGTAAAAAGGAAACTTCTAAATCATTTACTTTTAAAGGAAATGAAGTATTAGGAACCATAGCTGCTCCAGTTATTTTAGAAGAAGTTTCAAAAAATGAAAATAGAATTTATCCAAATCCATTTGGAACAATGCTGAATCTGGAACTTAATGCTTCTAAAAAACAAGAAGTAAATATTCTCCTTTATTCTGTAAACGGCCAGTTGGTATTCAGCCAAAAGGCGGTAATCGAAAACGGTAACAATGTGATTTCAATTTCTCCATACATCCCTCAAGGTGTTTACATTGTAGAGGTTTCAGTAGATGGAAAACTGGTAAGAACTAAAGTTATTAAAAATTAA